The genomic window CGTCTGAAGAGACTCCAACACCTTGAATTTTGAAGAATAGCTGGTGAGGATCATCATCGTCGCCGAGAACGAGGTCCTGTGTCAATCGTATTTTATCCGCCGGCCAAATCCCCTTCTCAGGATTTTCTGTAATTTCTAAGCCGTTTTTGACATACCTTTTCCCGCCCCACCCGGAATCACCGCATGAGGCAAAGCTTACGATAAAAACAAGAAGAAGGGGCCATATCAATCCAGGCTGCCTATCTTTTATATAATGGACAGATATTCTCATGATTCCAAGCCTCATGATCTCTTAACCAATTCTGATCTGTATAACAATATCGTTAAGAATAAGAGCACCAAATCTTGAATCGCTAAACTCAAGTTCATTTTTTTATTTTTTAAAAAAGCAAAACATCCACAAGGAATGTCAAGGCTATATATTTGTGTATACATGATTAAAAAAAGAAAAACCGTTAAAAGTCCAATTGCACATAAGGCTGCCTTAGAACGCAATTGAGGTATTAAGAGACATACTCCCGTCGTAATTTCAATGCTGATTAGACCAAGCGCCAGATAAGGCAGGATGATGTCTGGGAATATTTCATAATTTTTTAATAATGCTAAAAACTCATTGAAAGTTACAACCTTACTAATTCCCGCAGCTAAAAAAATCCCGCTCAGAAGAAAAGCAACGATTAAGAATGAACAGTTTTTTAACTTGAAAAAAATTCCTTGAATCACTATT from Acidobacteriota bacterium includes these protein-coding regions:
- a CDS encoding MauE/DoxX family redox-associated membrane protein; amino-acid sequence: MTNVFFWYLKSVVIGDLMIPSSTEEKNASIVIQGIFFKLKNCSFLIVAFLLSGIFLAAGISKVVTFNEFLALLKNYEIFPDIILPYLALGLISIEITTGVCLLIPQLRSKAALCAIGLLTVFLFLIMYTQIYSLDIPCGCFAFLKNKKMNLSLAIQDLVLLFLTILLYRSELVKRS